The DNA window CCGCTTTCAAAACGATCGGGAATTTTGCGGTTTCCAGATAGGCAAGCGCTTCCTGCGGATCGGTAAAGTTTTCATAAGCAGCTGTCGGAATGTTGTATTTTTTCATCAGATCTTTGGAAAATGCTTTGGAGCCTTCCAGGATCGCTGCATTTTTTCTCGGTCCGAATACACGCAGTCCCTCTGCCTCAAAGGCATCTACCACGCCGCCAACCAGCGGATCGTCCATACCGATGACGGTCAGATCGATCGCTTTTTCTTTTGCAAAAGCCACCAGTTTGTCAAATTCCATCGCACCGATGTTGACACATTCTGCATATTCTTCAATTCCCGCATTGCCCGGTGCACAGTAGATTTTGTCAACTTTCGGACTCTGTGCTACTTTCCATGCGATAGCATGTTCTCTTCCGCCGCTCCCTACGATCAGTACTTTCATGTCTTTTCCTCCTATCTGGATCTTACCAGTCCGTCCACTACCTCTATCTTATCATTTGCAATCAGATCAATCGCTTTCGGCATGATCACCCATTCTGCCTCTTCCATAACTCTTCGCTGCAGAACTTCCGGGGTATCTCCCTCTTTCACTTCTACCGCTTTCTGCAGGATAATCGGACCGGTATCCGTTCCCTCATCTACAAAATGCACGGTAGCTCCGGTTACTTTTACGCCTCTTTTTAACACACCTTCATGCACTTTCAGTCCATAATAGCCAGTTCCGCAAAAAGACGGGATCAGTGCCGGATGAATGTTGATGATCTTATTCGGATATGCCTTCACCATGATCTCCGGAATCACAACCAGACATCCTGCCAGGACTACCAGATCTACATCGTAAGACTGGATCGCTGCCAGAAGCGCCTCGTTAAATGCTTCTCGCGTCTCATACTGTTTCGGAGAGATGCATCTTGCCTCGATACCATGTTTTTTCGCCCGCTCCAGTGCGTAGGCGTTGGCATTGTTACTGATCACAACGGAAATCTCCGCGTTGGTGATGGTTCCGTTTACTATGCTGTCGATGATCGCCTGAAGATTGGTACCGCCGCCGGATACCAGAACTGCCATTTTTAACATAAGGTCACTCCCTTTTCACCTTCTGTGATTTTACCGACAACGTACGGCGTATCGCCTGCTGCACGCATAGCTTCCATGGTCTTGTCCACATCTGCCGGATCTACGGCAACGATCATACCGATACCCATATTGTAGGTGTTGTACATCATCTGTTCTGCGATATCCCCTTTCTTTGCCATCAGGGTAAAGATCGGAGGGATCGGATAGCTGTCTTTTTCGATCACTGCGTGAACACCGTCTTTTAACATACGCGGAATATTTTCATAGAATCCGCCACCGGTGATATGGCTGCATGCTTTTACGGTCACACCTGCATTTTTTACATTTTTCAGAGCTTTTACATAGATTCTTGTAGGCGCCAGCAGTGCTTCTCCCAGTGTGGTTCCCAGTTCGTCATAATAGGTATCCAGGGATTCTTTTGTCATATCGAAAACTTTTCTTACAAGAGAAAATCCGTTGCTGTGTACGCCTGTGGATGCCATACCGATCAATACATCTCCGTCTTTCAGGTTTTCGCCGGTGATCATCTCTTTTCTGTCGCAGACACCAACGGCAAATCCTGCCAGATCGTATTCCTCTTCCGGCATCAGACCCGGATGTTCTGCTGTCTCGCCGCCGATCAGGGCTGCATCGGACTGTACGCATCCTTCTGCCACACCGCTTACGATCTGTGCGATCTTCTCCGGATAGTTCTTACCGCAGGCAATGTAATCTAGGAAGAATAATGGTTCTCCGCCTGCACAGGCAATATCATTCACACACATGGCAACCGCATCGATTCCGATGGTATCGTGTTTGTCCATGATCATCGCCAGTTTTACTTTGGTTCCGCATCCGTCTGTTCCGGACAGCAGTACCGGATCTTCCATCTCTTTGATCTTTTTCAGAGAAAATGCACCGGAAAATCCGCCAAGTCCGCCAAGAACTTCTTCTCTCATAGTTCTTTTTACATGTTCCTTCATCAGTTCTACGGATTTGTAACCTGCTTCAATATCTACTCCAGCTTTCTTGTAATCCATCTTGATCCTCCATCTGCTCTGCGGCACTTTTATTTTGTATAGTTCTTATATCCTACTTCTTTTAATTTTGCGTCTTTTGCTTCTACTTCTTCTTTCATTTCCTGTGTATATGCTTTCAGGCGGGAGAGCAGCGCATCGTCAGATGTTGCAAGAATCTTTGCTGCGAGAATCGCTGCATTGGCTCCTCCGTTGATTGCCACGGTTGCCACCGGGATACCGGTCGGCATCTGTACGATCGAATACAGGGAATCTCTGCCTCCCAGAGAAGTGGTATGCATCGGGATACCGATCACCGGCATCGGGAAAATAGCAGCACACATACCCGGCAGATGGGCAGCCATACCGGCGCCTGCAATGATTACTTTAAATCCTTTCTCCTCTGCGCTCTTCGCATACTCAAAGAATACATCTGGTTCTCTGTGTGCAGAAATAATCGTCATCTCGTAATCTACGCCTAATTTTTCCAACATTGCTGCGGCTTTGCTCATCACCGGCATGTCAGAATCACTTCCCATAACAATTCCTACTTTAGCCATTGCTTGTCTCCTTTGCTCATAAATACTTATTAGTTCTTCTTATAAGTAGTTTTAATTAATTCATCCCTACTTATTAGTAATAATACTAAGTCTGTCACTTCTTGTCAATATAAATCATGAAAATTGCCAGGAACAGTCAAAAAAAGAGAACCTCCCCACAGGCTGTTCTCTTTTCTTCTCTGTTATCCGATCAGTTGTTCCAGATATTCTTTTCCTGCCAGAATATCTTTTTTCTGTTCTTCTCCTGAGATTTCTCTCTCGATGGTAATATCTCCGTCATATCCCGCTTCTTTTAACCGTTCGACAAAGACCGGATAATTGACCTTTCCCTGCCCGATCGGCACTTCTTCTCCAAGAAAATGACCGTCCGTCGGGTATTTTCCGTCTTTTCCGTGGACACCGCGCACATATTCCCCGAAGACCTCCAGCGCATCCACCGGGTTAGCTTTTCCGTACATTAAAAGATTCGCCGGATCCAGATTCACTCCCACGCATCCTTCGCCCACGCTCTTTTCAATATCCTGCATCGCACGTTTCAATGTAACCGGCGTCTCCTGTCCGGTTTCGAATAAGAAGACCTGTCCGTTCTTTTTGCACCGTTCTGCCACTTCTTTGCAGGCGTTCAGTGTTCCCTGATAATTAGGATCATATGGATTTTCCGGCATATAGCCTACATGGGTGACAAAATCAATGACACCCAGTTTCTTTGCAAAATCGGAACCTTCCAGAAGCATTCTCACGCGCTCTGCCCGATAATCTGCCGGAACCAGACCGAGTGTCAGCTGACCATCATAAAAATCCCAGACTTTCCGTCCGCCCCAGCCACACCAGAATGCACTGATAGTAATCCCGTGTTTTTCGGCTGCCGCCAGAATCGCTTCTGCTGCCTTCTCATCGTTGATAATTTTCCGCTCCCAGCATACCAGCTGACAGCTCTCCATGCCCATCGCACGGACTTCCGCAAATTTTTCATCAATATCTGTGTCCGCTTCCATACGGACGATCACTCCTACCCGCATATGTTCCCTCCTGTATTTCTCAGATATACATTTCTTTTTTCTCACGAAGATACAGCTTCGCAGCTTCCCACTCTTCCAATGCCTGTTCTACGGATTTTACGCCTTCCTGAAGCGGCGCGAGAGTGATTTCTTTTCCATCCTGCAGACATTCCAGAAAATACTTGATCTCTGTATAATATGGTCCGAGGTTCGTGATGTTGATACCGGTATTCGTCTGTCCCTCATACTCCGGATGCAACTCGGGAACAATCTCTGTTCCATCAGCTTTGTATACCGCAAGCCCCGGCTGCCCTGCCTGATTAAAGTAAACAGTTCCTTTTTCAAAATACGCCCGGAATCCTGCCTGGAATTTCGGTATCGGAGACACATCCCACACCCCTTCTGCTGTAGCAAATACATCACCGAACTCATAGGTGGTAATTACCTGATTGATCATACCGGAGTCAAATGTCGTTGCCCGCACTTCAAAATCATCCGGCTCTCCCAGCATGTATCTTAGGAAATCCAGATCATGGATGTGAAGATCCAGCACGACCGAACCGCTCTTTTTCTCATCATGGAACCATCCCTCAAATCCCCAGCGGACATTGCCGCTCACACGTTGCATCACGATCGATTTAAGCTTTCCGAGTGTCTTGTTATCGTACACTTCTTTCAGATAGCGGTATTCGTCAAAGGCACGGACCACCTGTCCTACCATGACTTTCACTCCTGTTTCTTTCTGTGTCTCCAAAAGCAGTTCTCCTTCTTCTCTGGTCAGGCAGACCGGTTTTTCTACCAGAACATTCATGCCCTTTTTCATCGCTGCTACGGCATGCTCTGTATGCAGGTAGCTTGGAAGGCAGATATGTACTGCATCCAGATTTTCACGTTCGATCAGTTCCATTCCATAAGTATAGGTCCGCGCTTCGGGAAATTCTGCTGCTGCTTTCTGTAAAAATTCTTCCCGGCAGTCCGCCAGTGCGACCACTTCCACATCCATCTGGGAAGACAGAACTTTTAAGGACAGATAATGAGTAGTTCCCATTCCGCCACATCCAATGACTCCTACTTTCATCTTTTGATACCTCCTCTTGCTGTTTCCTGTGTATTTATGTATTATTTTGTGTTTTGTAACTGTTCAGTACCTTCACAGTTACGAGCCAAAATGCATTTAAAATCACCTTCGGTGATGGCATTTTGGCTTGTATGTCTCAGGATTTTAGCATATTCATGCCAAAACACTTCGCGGTACAGTGGCTACTGAATAGTTACTGTGTTTTTTGCTTTTTTTCTCTTTTACATTAGCATTGCCTGTAATTTCTGTCAATTTTTATTTTTACCTGCTCAAATTTCAAAAGCGACCGGAAATCAACTCAGAACTTTTCAAGGTTCTCTCTGATTTCCGGTCGCTTTTTTATCCTCTGTGTACTTTTTTATTTTTCCAGCGCATCCAGTTCTTTATTCAGTTCTTCTGTTCCTGCAAGCACAAATCTTCCATCCTGAATCAGCGAAATCTCTCTTCCGTCCTCCGTCTCCACCAGAATAGCTCCTAGTTCATCGTACGGGATCGTGATATCGGTGTGGCAGCCAAAATACGCCTTGCTCACATCTTCTTTTCTCAGGATCGAGACTTCATTGTCTCTCGCTATGATCTCTTTTCCATCCGGGTTATATACTTTCGTATCTTCTGCCCAGCTGTAACACGTATCTCCCACTGCAAAGTGCGGTCCTGTCTTTTCTGCGATCAGGATCGGAAGTTTCGCCTCGATGCCATATTCTCTCGCCACCCGGTATGCCGTTGTGTTGGTTCCGATCGCAAACTCACCCATCGGAAGTGTCGGATGATGATAGAGAATATTTTCCCGGATGTATTTTTTATTTTCTTCCTCGGAATCAAAATTGGTACAGGTATAGTCTGTAATCTTTCCATCCGTAAAATCCAGTTCCAGATTCTGATACTGCAGTTCATTCAGATAAACTTTCGTTACATGCAGCTTTCCGTTTGTTCCCGCCAGTTTCGGAGAGGTAAATACTTCCCCCACCGGGATATTGACATCTGCCACGCAGTTTTCAAAATTCGTCTGTTTTTCCGGATCTTCCAGTTTGTGAAGCTGTACACGCAGATCTGTCCGGTTTTCACCTTTTCCCAGAATATGCACACTCGTTCCAAGATCCAGTGCATCGATCAGCTTTTGCTGAATCTGCTGATACAGATTATAGTCCAACGTATTGATTTTTACCGTCTCACGAAAGATTTCTTCAAACTGATCTCCGATCGCCGGTACCGGATAGGCGATGATCGTGAAACTTCTCTCCTCGCCTTTGATATAACGGTTCGTAATCTGACCAATCTCATTTTGCATATGCACTTTTAACTTCTGCTGCTTTTCCGTAAGCTTCATCGCATATTCACAGGTCTCCGGTACAAATGGCCGTTCTCCGAAGATTTCCACAACGGCAGGTCCGGCATGCACACCCGCCAGTTCCTTATAAGTTTCATATGCCCCGCGGGTTGCCCGCAGCTTCCGGCTGACAAAATCATCATCCAGATACAGTGCAATATCGTTACGGTGGTCATAGTCAAACTGTGGATTCGGAATCGCTCCGTAATAGCCGATCCGGTGCAGTCCCTTATTTACCATGTGCACAGCACTCCGGTAGATCACCGGCTGTAATCCCATCTGCTCAAACTGCGTAATCGCAGCACGGATCATCCGCTCAAATCCCAGCACATACCGAATATTCACGGTTTTCTTTCTGGACAAATCTTTGCCGGTAGCGATAAAACCGATCCGATAACCTTCCGTATAGGTACACGCCATCGCAGTAATTTCTTCTTCCGGCAGCGTATTTAAAAAGGCGGCAGTCTTTTCTTCCTCTTCGGTCACATATTCACCGAACTGATACAGATACCGAAGATCCTTCAGATCTGCATCTTTTATGATCTTTACTGCAAAATCCAGTGACGGATCCACCGCCTGGCGCACCCGTTCTTCTACCATCTCCTGACAGTAATCGTTCACATACCAGTATAAGATTTTCCGTACATTTTCTCTGGTCGGTACTTCCCCGTCCTCAAACTCGCTGTACACCTGCAAAAACAGTTCCAGTCCCACCAGAAAATCCCAGTTTTTCTGCTCCCAGGCATACACGATCATTCCGCGAAGTTCTGTATACAGAAAACTTAATAAAACGCCTAAATCTTCTCCCAGCATCTTTGCCGCATAATCCGGACTTGCATAGGAAGTCGGGTAGTTCTCCGGCAGAATATCCTGATAGCACTGCGTATTTTCCCGGCGCAGCTCTTCCAGGGACAGTTTTTTCATCTCTCCGGCTTCCACCCGGTCGCGCAGGCGGATCATCTCTTCGAGAAATCCGGCTGTTTTTTTAAAAAAGTCCAGATACGGCTTTGCCACCGTCTTTTCCTCCCGGATCTCGCGGATCCTTTCCACAGCCAGATCATATCTTTCTTTTGCTAATTCATCCACAGGCAATCCCTCTACATTTCTTTTTACTTGTTCTCGTTTTATAATCCAATCAGGATCAGTGCCAGCCAGCCCACGGAGATCACTCCGTTTGCCATCGCCCCCATCACACTGAACCGATAATTTTTTCCTTTTTCTTTAAAACTCTTCATTCCGATCACAAAGCCGCTGACCGAAAAAAGCACTGCCATCAGACCAAGCGCTCCGATCCAGCTTTCTGCTTTCCCTTCCCAGAAAAAAGAGAGACACGCAGATACCAGAAACAGCAGCAGCGAGCAGCCGGCAAAAACCATTGAAGAAAAACCGCCCTCTGTCTCTTCTTTCCTGGTAAATGTGTATTTAAATTTTCTTCTCATAAATCATTCTCCTTATCCCGTTACAGATCCAAAAGGACAGATACCCGAGCAATACACCAAGTGTATTTAAGATCAGATCGTCCACATCAAAACATCCCACTTTAAAAACCAGCTGGATCGATTCCACCAGAAGACTTAAGCCAAATCCAAGAGCCGTTACCACAGCTCCGTTTCGTAAGCGTCTGCTCAGAATCGGAAGAAAGAATCCAAACGGCAGGAAACCGATCACATTTCCCGCCAGATTCAGAAATGCCACCCAGAATCCTACCCGGTGACGATAGATCCAGAATCTTTTGATTTCTTGAAACGGTGTCAGATTGTATCGATATATCCGCTGATCAAAGCTTGTCCTTCCGTACTCCTCCGAAAGGAACAGAAAATAGACCAGCAATCCTATATAAATCACAAACAGAATCCAGCTTATGATCCGGATTCTGTTTTTTGTTTCTTTTTTCACTTCTTTATTTACCCCTTGATCCCCGTACTTCGGCTTACGCCTTTCTAAAAAGTAATCTGATATTTCTGTTTCAGAAGCTTCGCTCCTGTCACGATCATCAACACACCGGAGACAATTCCTGTCACCAGTACCACGATGCCGAGCGCAAGGCTGGCACCGCCGCTGTGGGAAATTGTCCGGTAAATTTTTTCATTGTTCATCTCTGTTACCTCTTTCCCTTTTTATTTTGCACCGTACTGTTCATAATATGCGTCGATGGCTGCTTTTAACGCATCGTCGATCACTACTTTTCCGTTGCATTCTTTGTTATACAGGCATTCTACCACATCTGCCATGGATACGATCGCTGCAGTTTCAAATCCATACAGGTCTTTGATCTCATCCAGCGCGCATTTTTCTCCGCCTTTTCCTACTTCCATACGGTTCAGAGATACCATCAGACCAACGATTGTTACATCTGCTGCATTTCTTACTTTCGGTACGGTCTCCTCCATGGATTTACCGGAAGTTGTGACATCCTCGATCATGATGACTCTGTCACCGTCTTTTAATTTACTTCCCAGGAAGCTTCCCTTATCTGCACCGTGATCTTTCTCTTCTTTTCTGTCGGAGCAGTAGCGTACTTCTTTTCCATAAAGTTCACTGTAGGCGATAGCCGTTACAACGCCAAGGGGAATTCCTTTGTAAGCCGGTCCGAATAATACGTCAAAATCATCTCCGTAAGTATCATGAATTGCTTTTGCATAATACTCACCCAGTCTCTTCAGCTGAGATCCTGTTACATAAGCACCTGCATTCATAAAGAACGGTGATTTTCTTCCGCTTTTGAGCGTAAAGTCACCGAATTTTAATACGTCACTCTCTACCATAAATTTAATAAAATCCTGCTTATACTGTTCCATGCTCTGTCATCCTCCTGTTTTTCGGCGTGCGCCCGAATTTTTCCATATCTATGATAAGTATACTACGTTACGCACTTTTTTTCAACTGTTGCGTGAACCTGCGCTTTTCCGTATATATGCCAAAAGAACGGCAGTGAAAAACCGCCGTTCTCTTAGTTTAATTCAACGCATCATATCCTGTCTCTTTTGTCCGGATCTTCATCGCTGTCCGGATCTCATAGCTGAAGATTTTTCCGTCTCCCACCTCTCCGGTATACGCTGCTTTCTGGATCGCCTCGATCGTCTTTTTCTCCCATTCTTCGGAAGATACCACGATCTCAAATTTGATCTTCGGCTGCATGACCACATCCACCTGAGTTCCACGAACCAGTTTTTTATATCCACGCTGAGTACCACATCCCATAACCTGAGATACGGTGATGCCATTCACTTTGATATCATTTAACGCCTGTTTGACATCATCAAAGACTTCCTCTCTGACGATGGCTTCTACTTTTATCATCATAATTTTCTGTTCTCCTTTTTATGAATCCAGTCCATTGAAGGTCGGATACGCACTTTCACCCTGTTCAGAGATATCCAGACCGATTCTCTCTTCTTTGTCGCTGACGCGGATCGGCGTAATGCGTTTTACCAGCCACAGACAGATCAGTGTTCCGACAATAGCAACCGCTGCCGTCACAACGATGCCGACAATCTGTGCGACAAAGAGCCAATACTCTCCGAAGATCAGTCCGTCCCAGCGTGCCACCGGGTTAATGGAACTTTTTGCAAAGATTCCGGTTGCGATACCTCCCCAGATACCGCCGATTCCATGGCATCCGAAGGCATCCAGTGCATCATCAATTTTCAGTTTCCCTTTAATTGTAGAAATCGTAAAGCAGCAGATCGGGCTTACCAGTCCACCGATCAGGAAAGAAGACCAGATCGGAACAAATCCTGCTCCCGGTGTGATGGCCACCAGACCGATGACCAGTCCGGTGGACGCACCAACCAGTGTCGGTTTTCCGTCCTTGATCACATCTATCAACATCCAAGTCAGCATCGCACTGGCACTGGACACCGCTGTCGTCAGAAATGCATGTGCTGCCAAACCATTCGCTGCCAATGCGCTTCCCGCGTTGAATCCGAACCAGCCGAACCATAACAGAAATGCTCCCAGCGCTACAAACGGTATATTATGTACTCTATATGCTGTATTTTCATAACCTTTTCTTCTTCCCAGTATGATGGCAAATACCAGTGCGCTCACACCGGAACTGATATGAACCACATTACCGCCGGCAAAATCCACGGAACCGATCTCTGCCAGGAATCCGCCTTCGCCCCATACCATATGTGCCATCGGATAGTATACCAGAATCGACCAGAACAGAACAAAGAAAAACAGGGCTTTGAATTTTACCCTTCCCACCAGGGATCCCGTGATCAGCGCCGGTGTGATCATTGCAAACATCATCTGAAAGGCAATATAAACAAAATGAGGAATCGTTGCCGCATACGGTCCTGCATCATCCATTCCGATTCCGTTCAGGCAAAACCATCGGAAATCACCGATTATTCCGCCGTGATTGCCACCAAAAGAGAGGGAATATCCGAAAAGTATCCACATAACTACGGAAAGTCCCATGATAAAGGTACACGCCATCATAGTATTTACCACATTTTTTCTTCGCACCAGCCCTCCATAGAAAAAGGCAAGACCCGGTGTCATAAAAAATACCAGTGCCGTGCAGATCAACATAAATCCAGTGTCTCCTGCGTTCATAATAACATCCTCCTTTTTTCTTACGCTTTTTAATCTTACGCAAAAGGCGCCAGAAGAAATATTTCTTTCTTCTGACGCCTTTGTCGGCTCTTATTATAGCAAAAGGTTCTGTTACTTTCAAGTGGTAAATTAATAAATTTACTATTTGACAATACCAACCATATCTTTTACGGATGAGAAACCGTTTTTCTTCATATAGGCTTCGATTCCGTCGATCACTTCCATCGTCACTGCCGGATTGTGGAAGTTGGCGGTTCCCACAGATACAGCGCTTGCTCCGGCAAGGATGAACTCAATTGCGTCCTCTGCGCAGGAGATACCGCCCATACCGATGATCGGGATGTTGACTGCCTGTGCCACCTGGTAGACCATACGGACAGCGATCGGTTTTACGATCGGACCGGATACGCCGCCGGTTTTATTTGCCAGGGCAAAGGTCTTTCTGTTGATATCGATCTTCATACCGGTCAGTGTGTTGATCAGAGATACCGCATCGGCACCACCGGCTTCCGCTGCCTTTGCAATCTCTGTGATATCCGTTACATTCGGTGTCAGTTTCATGATCACCGGCTGTTTTGCGATTTTTTTGATCTGTCCGGTCAGTTCTTCCACATGATGTGCATCCTGACCGAAAGCCAGAAATCCTGCATTGACATTCGGGCAGGAAATGTTGATCTCCATCATGTCAATCGGTTCGTCTGCCAGCCGTTCTACCACCGCCAGATATTCTTCCGGTGCGTGTCCGCATACATTGACAATGATTTTTGTATCGTACTGTTTCAGAAACGGGATATCTCTTTTGCAGAACAGATCAATTCCAGGGTTCTGCAAACCAATCGCATTCATCATACCACCGTAGACTTCTGCCACGCGCGGGGTAGGATTGCCGCTCCATGGAACATTTGCCACACCTTTGGTGGTCACTGCTCCCAGACGGTTCAGATCCACATATTCTGAAAATTCTTCTCCAGATCCAAATGTTCCGGATGCCACAGTTACCGGATTTTTCCATTCTACGCCGGCAATATTTACACTCATATCCATCAGATTTCCACCTCCGTAGAAAGAAAGACCGGTCCGTCTTTACAGATTCTCTTATTGTTCACGTTGCTGTGTGCATCTTTTTCTTTTGACTTGCAGACACATGCCAGGCAGGCACCGATACCGCATGCCATACGCTCTTCCAGTGAAATATAACATTCGATATTATTTGCCTCGGCATACTGTTTGATCGCCCGAAGCATCGGTGTCGGACCGCAGGCATAGATGATATCCGCTTCCAGTTTCTGTTCCCGGATTGCATCCATTACATTTCCCTTTGTTCCCACGCTGCCATCTTCTGTGGAAATATACAGTTCTCCGGCTGCTTCAAATTCTTCTTTTAAGAAGGTCTGCGCGTTGCGGTATCCCACAACGATTTGTTTTTTCTCGCACTGCATCTGTTTTGCCAGTTCCAGGATCGGCGGTACTCCGATACCTCCGCCCATCAGAAAAACTCGTTTTCCCTCTGCTTTTTCTACAGGGAAACCATTTCCCAGCGGTCCGATCACTGGGATCGTATCTCCGGCTTTCAGTCCGGAAAATTCTTCGGTTCCGGTCTTCGTTCCCGTGACACGGTACACCAGGCGAAGGCGACTGTTTTCCCGGTCGATCTCACAAAGACTGATCGGACGGGGAAGTAGTTTGCTTCCATCCTTACTATACAACGATACAAACTGTCCCGGTTTTGCTTCTTTCCCGATGTTTTCCGTCTGAATCCACATGCTGAAAATTCCGTCACCAATTTCTTTCTGACAGATCACAGTACAGATTTCTTTCTTTTTCATGTTCGATACTCCTGTCTTTTCCAGTTTATTTTGCCGCCTGCAGTGCACCGTCGATATCTGCGATCATATCTTTTACCGCCTGACGAGATGCCTCTGCAAAGTTCTGAGATCCAAACTGTGCATATGCTTCCTGTTTGTATGCTGCGATGATACCTCTGGAAGAGTTGATGATCGCACCCAGTCCGTCTTCATTAAAGAAATGTACCAGATCTTTTCCTCTTCCGCCCTGTGCGCCGTAGCCAGGTACCAGAATAAAGGTCTTCGGCATCAGTTTTCTTAATACTTTTCCCTGTTCCGGATACGTTGCTCCTACAACCGCACCGATATAGCTGTAGGAATCGCCCATATGTTCTTTGCCCCACGCATCTACCTGTTCTCCTACCCACTCATACAGCGGACGACCGTCGATCAGACGATCCTGGAACTCTCCGCTGGACGGGTTGGAAGTTTTTACCAGGATAAACAGGCCTTTGTTTTCCTCTTTGCAAACCTTGATGAACGGTTTGATGCCGTCAGAACCGAGATACGGATTGACAGTAGCAAAATCCTCATCAAATCCTGCGAACTGCTGGGAACCTACTTTTACTTTTCCCAGATGACCTACCGCATAAGCCTCGGAAGTGGAACCGATATCTCCACGTTTTACATCACCGATGACTACCAGTCCTTTTTCATGGCAGTAATCCACGGTCTTTTTAAATGCTTTCACACCTTCGATACCGAACTGCTCATACATGGCAACCTGTGGTTTTACCGCCGGGATCAGATCATAGGTAGCATCCACGATTTCTTTATTAAACTGCCAGATGGCTTCTGCTGCACCTTCGAGTGTCTCACCGTACTCTGCAAATGCACGTTTCTGGATGTGTTCCGGTACATAATTTAACATCGGA is part of the Blautia faecicola genome and encodes:
- the purN gene encoding phosphoribosylglycinamide formyltransferase, whose translation is MLKMAVLVSGGGTNLQAIIDSIVNGTITNAEISVVISNNANAYALERAKKHGIEARCISPKQYETREAFNEALLAAIQSYDVDLVVLAGCLVVIPEIMVKAYPNKIINIHPALIPSFCGTGYYGLKVHEGVLKRGVKVTGATVHFVDEGTDTGPIILQKAVEVKEGDTPEVLQRRVMEEAEWVIMPKAIDLIANDKIEVVDGLVRSR
- the purM gene encoding phosphoribosylformylglycinamidine cyclo-ligase, with the translated sequence MDYKKAGVDIEAGYKSVELMKEHVKRTMREEVLGGLGGFSGAFSLKKIKEMEDPVLLSGTDGCGTKVKLAMIMDKHDTIGIDAVAMCVNDIACAGGEPLFFLDYIACGKNYPEKIAQIVSGVAEGCVQSDAALIGGETAEHPGLMPEEEYDLAGFAVGVCDRKEMITGENLKDGDVLIGMASTGVHSNGFSLVRKVFDMTKESLDTYYDELGTTLGEALLAPTRIYVKALKNVKNAGVTVKACSHITGGGFYENIPRMLKDGVHAVIEKDSYPIPPIFTLMAKKGDIAEQMMYNTYNMGIGMIVAVDPADVDKTMEAMRAAGDTPYVVGKITEGEKGVTLC
- the purE gene encoding 5-(carboxyamino)imidazole ribonucleotide mutase; translated protein: MAKVGIVMGSDSDMPVMSKAAAMLEKLGVDYEMTIISAHREPDVFFEYAKSAEEKGFKVIIAGAGMAAHLPGMCAAIFPMPVIGIPMHTTSLGGRDSLYSIVQMPTGIPVATVAINGGANAAILAAKILATSDDALLSRLKAYTQEMKEEVEAKDAKLKEVGYKNYTK
- a CDS encoding sugar phosphate isomerase/epimerase family protein, which encodes MRVGVIVRMEADTDIDEKFAEVRAMGMESCQLVCWERKIINDEKAAEAILAAAEKHGITISAFWCGWGGRKVWDFYDGQLTLGLVPADYRAERVRMLLEGSDFAKKLGVIDFVTHVGYMPENPYDPNYQGTLNACKEVAERCKKNGQVFLFETGQETPVTLKRAMQDIEKSVGEGCVGVNLDPANLLMYGKANPVDALEVFGEYVRGVHGKDGKYPTDGHFLGEEVPIGQGKVNYPVFVERLKEAGYDGDITIEREISGEEQKKDILAGKEYLEQLIG
- a CDS encoding Gfo/Idh/MocA family protein, which gives rise to MKVGVIGCGGMGTTHYLSLKVLSSQMDVEVVALADCREEFLQKAAAEFPEARTYTYGMELIERENLDAVHICLPSYLHTEHAVAAMKKGMNVLVEKPVCLTREEGELLLETQKETGVKVMVGQVVRAFDEYRYLKEVYDNKTLGKLKSIVMQRVSGNVRWGFEGWFHDEKKSGSVVLDLHIHDLDFLRYMLGEPDDFEVRATTFDSGMINQVITTYEFGDVFATAEGVWDVSPIPKFQAGFRAYFEKGTVYFNQAGQPGLAVYKADGTEIVPELHPEYEGQTNTGINITNLGPYYTEIKYFLECLQDGKEITLAPLQEGVKSVEQALEEWEAAKLYLREKKEMYI
- a CDS encoding aminopeptidase — translated: MDELAKERYDLAVERIREIREEKTVAKPYLDFFKKTAGFLEEMIRLRDRVEAGEMKKLSLEELRRENTQCYQDILPENYPTSYASPDYAAKMLGEDLGVLLSFLYTELRGMIVYAWEQKNWDFLVGLELFLQVYSEFEDGEVPTRENVRKILYWYVNDYCQEMVEERVRQAVDPSLDFAVKIIKDADLKDLRYLYQFGEYVTEEEEKTAAFLNTLPEEEITAMACTYTEGYRIGFIATGKDLSRKKTVNIRYVLGFERMIRAAITQFEQMGLQPVIYRSAVHMVNKGLHRIGYYGAIPNPQFDYDHRNDIALYLDDDFVSRKLRATRGAYETYKELAGVHAGPAVVEIFGERPFVPETCEYAMKLTEKQQKLKVHMQNEIGQITNRYIKGEERSFTIIAYPVPAIGDQFEEIFRETVKINTLDYNLYQQIQQKLIDALDLGTSVHILGKGENRTDLRVQLHKLEDPEKQTNFENCVADVNIPVGEVFTSPKLAGTNGKLHVTKVYLNELQYQNLELDFTDGKITDYTCTNFDSEEENKKYIRENILYHHPTLPMGEFAIGTNTTAYRVAREYGIEAKLPILIAEKTGPHFAVGDTCYSWAEDTKVYNPDGKEIIARDNEVSILRKEDVSKAYFGCHTDITIPYDELGAILVETEDGREISLIQDGRFVLAGTEELNKELDALEK
- a CDS encoding DUF6142 family protein, yielding MRRKFKYTFTRKEETEGGFSSMVFAGCSLLLFLVSACLSFFWEGKAESWIGALGLMAVLFSVSGFVIGMKSFKEKGKNYRFSVMGAMANGVISVGWLALILIGL
- a CDS encoding VanZ family protein, giving the protein MKKETKNRIRIISWILFVIYIGLLVYFLFLSEEYGRTSFDQRIYRYNLTPFQEIKRFWIYRHRVGFWVAFLNLAGNVIGFLPFGFFLPILSRRLRNGAVVTALGFGLSLLVESIQLVFKVGCFDVDDLILNTLGVLLGYLSFWICNGIRRMIYEKKI